In Anaerostipes hadrus ATCC 29173 = JCM 17467, a single genomic region encodes these proteins:
- a CDS encoding winged helix-turn-helix transcriptional regulator, translating to MRAKEELPECPVATAVSLIGGKWKLLILRNLKERPWRFNELQRSIDGISQKVLTDSLRQMMSDGLAYRNDYHEQPPRVEYGLTELGTKMLPIVNSLADFGNYYKSIIEQN from the coding sequence ATGCGTGCAAAAGAAGAATTACCGGAATGCCCGGTTGCAACAGCAGTATCTCTCATTGGAGGAAAATGGAAACTGCTGATTTTGCGTAACTTGAAAGAGCGTCCATGGAGATTCAATGAGCTACAACGAAGTATAGATGGTATTTCACAAAAGGTTTTGACAGATAGTTTAAGACAAATGATGAGTGATGGATTGGCATATCGCAACGATTACCATGAACAGCCACCGAGAGTTGAATACGGCTTAACGGAACTTGGAACAAAAATGCTTCCAATTGTTAATTCACTTGCTGACTTTGGTAACTACTATAAATCAATTATTGAACAGAATTAA
- a CDS encoding radical SAM mobile pair system MarR family transcriptional regulator — MEMNGGFLVTKIKQLGDRIFEKILSEKNIDAFNGAQGRILYVLWQEDGISIRSLSTKCGLAITSLTTMLERMENHGLISRVQSETDKRKTLLFLTEKAHALKGEYDSVSDEMGSIYYKGFSEEEITRFEECLDRIRKNLEEWQKS; from the coding sequence ATGGAAATGAATGGAGGATTTCTTGTCACCAAAATAAAACAGCTTGGAGACCGGATTTTCGAGAAGATTCTCAGTGAAAAGAATATTGATGCGTTTAATGGAGCCCAGGGGCGTATTCTTTATGTGCTGTGGCAGGAGGATGGTATCTCAATCAGGTCACTCTCGACTAAATGCGGATTAGCGATAACATCTCTTACTACGATGCTGGAAAGAATGGAAAATCATGGGCTGATAAGCCGTGTTCAGTCTGAAACGGACAAAAGGAAAACACTCCTGTTTTTGACTGAGAAAGCACATGCCTTAAAGGGCGAGTACGATTCTGTATCTGATGAGATGGGCAGTATTTACTACAAAGGTTTTTCAGAGGAAGAAATTACCCGGTTTGAGGAATGCCTCGACCGCATCAGAAAGAATCTTGAGGAGTGGCAGAAGTCATGA